CTGCGCGCGGCGCTCGAGGCGCGCGGCATCGCCACCGACGTCGTCGTCTGGGACGACCCGACCGTGGACTGGGGCACCTACCCGCACGTGCTCATCCGCTCGACGTGGGACTACACGCACCGGCCAGCGCAGTTCGCCGACTGGACCCGCCGCGTCGAGGCCTCGAGCGTGCTGCTCAACCCCTCGGCCGTCGTGACGTGGAACATCGACAAGACGTACCTGCGCGACCTCGAGGCCACCGGGGTCCCGACGGTCCCGACGATCTGGCTCGACCCCGCGCGCAACTTCAACGCCCGCGCGATCCACACGCGTTTCCCCGCGTTCGGCGACTTCGTCGTCAAGCCCACCGTGAGCGCCGGGTCGCGCGACACGGGCCGGTACCGCGCCGACGAGACGCCGCAGCGGTCGCAGGCGATCATGCACGCCAAGAACCTGCTCGGCGTCGGCCGCTGGGTCATGATCCAGCGCTACCTGCGTCAGGTCGACACCGTCGGCGAGATCGCGCTCGTCTTCGTCGAGGGGGAGTTCTCGCACGCGGTGCGCAAGGGCGCGCTGCTGTCCGGCCCGTACAAGGAGGGCTCGGACGAGGGCGTGCTGTACCGCGACGACAAGATGAGCCCCGCCGAGCCCAGCGACGCCGAGCTCGCGCTCGCGCGCCGGGTGGTCGGCGAGCTGCCCGGGATCCTCGACCTCGACGCGCCGCTGCTGTACGCGCGCGTCGACCTCATCCCCGACGACGACGGCGAGCCGGTGCTCCTGGAGCTCGAGCTCGCGGAGCCGAGCCTGTTCTTCGAGCACTCCGCGGGGTCGGTGGAGCGGTTCGCCGACGCGGTGGCCGCGCGCGTCCGGCCCTGAGCCCCGCCCGCCGCGCGGGCCGGCACTCGTGTGCGAAGTACTGCTCGCGAGCCGGTACACTTTTCGACGGCCCGGTTCCGACCGGGACAGTGGTGGCTATAGCTCAGGTGGTAGAGCACCTGGTTGTGGTCCAGGGGGTCGCGGGTTCAAGTCCCGTTAGCCACCCCAGTACGACGAAGGGCGCCGATCTCGAGTCGGCGCCCTTCGTCGTCGCACCGGGTGTCCCCGCAGGTCAGGGGCGGTGTCAGCGCTTCGCGACCGAGCTCGCGGCGATCTCCGCGGAGATGCGTCGGGCGGTGGCCGAGTCCGGGCCGGGGGCCGAGGGGAACAGCGCGGCGCGGTAGTAGCGCAGCTCGTCGATGCTCTCGAGGATGTCCGCGAGCGCGCGGTGGCCGCCGTTCTTGGGCGGCGAGGCGAAGTACACGCGCGGGTACCAGCGGCGGGCGAGCTCCTTGATCGACGAGACGTCGATCACGCGGTAGTGCAGGTGGGCGACGAGCTCGGGCATGTCGCGGTCGAGGAACGTCTTGTCCGTGCCGACCGAGTTGCCCGCGAGCGGGGCCTTGCCCGGCTCGGGCACCCAGGTGCGGACGTACTCGAGCACCTGACGCTGCGCGTCCTCGAGCGTGGTGCCCGTCGTGAGCGCGTCGAGCAGGCCGGAGGTGGTGTGCATCGTGCGCACGAAGTCGCCCATCTGCTCGAGCGCCTCCGGCGGGGGAGCCACCAGCACGTCGACACCGTCACCCAGCACGTTGAGCTCGGAGTCGGTGACCACCACGGCGACCTCGACGAGCGCGTCGGCCGTGAGGTCGAGCCCTGTCATCTCGCAGTCGATCCACACGATCCGGTCGCTGCTCTCGTGGCCGTTGGGCTGCGTCGTCGTCACGCGGGTCAGCCTAGGACGACGAGCGAGCGCGCGACGTCACGGCCCGCCGTGCGGACCGGGGTGCGGACCGGGGTGCGGACCCGGCTGCGAGCCGGCGTGCGGGGCCTCGTCGTCGCTGCCCTGCGGCACCGTGGACGCGACCCACGCGGCGACCGGGACGAGCACGAGCACCGCGACGCCCACGGTCACGGCTGTCGAGACCGACGTCCCCGCCCAGCGCAGCACCACGGCGATCACGCCGGCGGCGCCGATCCCGACGAGCAGACGCTCGAGCCACGTGGTGAGCCGGGTGCGCAGGTCGACGCGCTCGCGTCCCGCGTGGCGGCCCATCAGCGCCGGCCCCCGGGTACGGCGAGGTCACGACCCTGCCCGTGGGGGACCGGCACGTGACCTGCGTACATGCGGACATGGTGGCACGCCCCGGCCGCGCGCACCGGCAGCGACGGGGGTGACCCGCGGACGCGAGAACGGCGGCCCCCCGGGTGGGGGACCGCCGTTCTTCTGGGTCGTGCGTGCCCGGCGCATCGGACGGGTCAGTGCGCGCGTGCGTACAGCAGGAGCAGCGCGAGGCCGAGCCGGCGTTCCGGTGGATGGCTCGCGGCGTGCTCACGGGATCTGGCCTGCTCGGCGCGCGCCAGGGCGACCTGGGTGTCGCGCTCGCGCTCGTCGTGCTCGATGCGGGCGAGGTCGGTGGACATGAGGGCGTGCATGAGGAACTCCTCGGTGGGTGGGTGAAGGTGCGGGGATCCGCGACGGCACGGGCCGGGGCGGGGCTGACCGCTCTCGACCACCGTGCAGGACAACCAGACCACGGCCCAGATACGCCCGTCACGGGATTATTCGGCGCCGGTGCGGGCGAGACGGCCCGGGTCCGCGGGCCGCGTACCGGTACCCTGCGGCTGCCGGCCCCCGTAGCTCAGTGGACAGAGCAGCCGCCTTCTAAGCGGTCGGTCGCAGGTTCGAGTCCTGCCGGGGGCGCCAGCAGGGGGCGCCGCCCGGGGGGACGGGCAGCACGGGTGCCGTCGGTTCAGAACGTGGCGTCGACGACGAGCGCGCGGTGGTCCGAGAGCCCGAGGTCGAGCGCGCGGGCGTCGGTCGCGCGGACGTCCGCGGTGCCGAGCACGTGGTCGAGCTGCCGGTCGGGCTGGTCCACGGGGAAGGTCGCGGCGCGCGCGAGGGGGTGCAGCCCGGTGACCCGTGCGGGCCGCTCGCCCTCGAGGTTGAGGTCGCCCATGACGACACGCGGCCCGGGCATCGGGTGCGTCGCGCGCACGACGTGCCGCAGCTGGCGCACGTTCCAGCCCGGGATGAACGTCAGGTGCGTCCCGACGACGGTGCACGGCCCCTCAGGGGCGTGCACGACCGCCGCGATCGCGGACCGCGGCTCGTCGCGCACGAGCGTCGGCCACCGGCGACCCGGGAACAGCACGGGCGCGCGGCGGCGCAGCGCGGGCAGCGCGACGACGCGCCACTCCAGCACCGGCAGCCGGGACAGCAGCGCGATCCCGTACGCCGCGCCGGAGGGCTGGGCATCGCCGGTGGCCGCGACCCACAGGTCCGGCTCGCCGTGCAGCGTCGCCGCGAAGCGGTGGTGGCGGGCGCCCAGGGCGTCGGCCGCGACGGCCGTGAGGTCCGCGCCGTGCGAGCGCGCCTGGTCGCGGTCCACCTCCTGCAGCGCGAGGACGTCCGCGTCGAGCCGGCGCACCGCGGCGGCGAAGCGGTCGAGGTCCACCCGGCCGTCGGACGTCGAGCGCCCGTGCAGGATGTTGAACGTCGCGAGCCGCACGCCGCGATTGTGACCCGGCGCCGCGCGTACCGCTCGGGCTGCGGGACGCCGCCGCCCGGTGTACACACGCACCATGTCCGTCCCGACGCCCGGCCCGACGTCCGGCCCGGCCCCCGCCGCCGACGACGCGGCCGCGCCCCCGCTCGTCGGGGCCGCGCCCGCGCCGCTGCCGCCCGCGGCCGGCGCCGAGACGCCCGACGCCAGGCTCGCGCTGCAGGACGCGGTGCGCCGCACGGCGGTCGCGCTGATCGACGCGCAGGTGCCGTTCGCGCTCGTCGGCGGGTACGCGGCGTGGGCGCTCGGGGCGCCCGAGCCGAACCACGACGCCGACTTCGCCGTCGCCGAGCAGGACGCCGACCGGGCGCGGCAGGTGCTCGCCGCGGCAGGGCTCGACGTGCAGGAGCCCGCGGAGAACTGGCTGTTCAAGGCATACCACCACGGCCAGCTCGTCGACGTCATCTTCCGCATGGTCGGCGAGCCCGTGACGCGCGAGCAGCTCGCGCAGGCCCAGGAGCTCGAGGTGCTCGCGGTGCGGATGCCCGTGATCGGGGCGACCGAGATCGTCTCCGCGAAGCTGCGGGTGCTGGGCGAGCACTACTGCGACTTCACGTTGCTGCTGCCGATGGTGCGCGCGCTGCGCGAGCAGGTGGACTGGCCGCGGGTGCGGGCCGAGGTCGCCGAGCAGCCGTACGCGCGCGCGTTCCTGTTCCTCGCGGACGAGCTCGGGCTGACCTCCGACGGCGGGCGGCGGTTCGCCGCGACCCCCGGGCGCGGCGCGCCGGACGAGCCCTGACCGGCGTGACGGCGGACGGTGCGGGGGCCACCCGGACGGTCGGCGCACGACCGGATGACCCCTTTCGTGCCGCAGCCGCCTCGGCCACCCCCGCGTGGCGCGTTTGTCCAGGTCATCAGACGACGCGAGAATGGGCGCCGTGAGCGCCAAGCCCGGCACCACCACGGCGCAGCCCGCCGGGTACGCCCCCGACGACGCGCACCCCGGCGCGCCCGCGAGCGCGCCGGACGCCTCGGCGAGCGCGCCGGACGCGTCGGCGAGCGCCGGACCGGCCGTGCCCGACGAGCCCGCCCGGCACGCGGGGCGGCACACGGCGGACGACCCGCGCGAGATCCTCGCGCGTCCGCTCGCGGCGGGCTCGCTGCTCGACGCGGTGCGTGACCTGCGCCGGGACGTCGAGCGCACCACGTTCCCGCTCGACCTGCCGGGGACGGACGCGGCGCGCGCGTCGCGGGCGCGTCTGGTCGACCAGCTCACCGAGCACCTGGTCCCGCGCCTGACGGAGCTGTCGGCGCCCGCCGTCGTCGTCGTCGCCGGCTCGACCGGTGCGGGCAAGTCGACGCTGGTGAACTCGCTCGTCGGTCACGAGGTGACGACCGCGGGCGTGCTGCGGCCCACGACGCGCGAGCCGGTGCTCGTGCACCACCCGGGCGACGCGGACCTGCTCGAGGCGCACCCGCTGGTCGGGACGGCGCGCGCGGTCGCGCACGACTCCGTGCCGCGCGGGATCGCGCTGCTCGACGCCCCGGACCTGGACTCCGTGCTCGACGCGAACCGCGAGGCGGCGCACCGTCTGCTCGAGGCCGCGGACCTGTGGCTGTTCGTCACGACCGCCGCGCGCTACGGCGACGCGTTGCCGTGGCGCGTGCTGGAGGACGCGGTGGCGCGCGGCGCGTCGATCGCGATGGTGCTCAACCGCGTCCCCACGGCGTCGCTGCCCGCGGTGCGCGGCGACCTGCTCGCGCGGTTGCGCGAGCACGGGCTCGCGGGGTCGCCGCTGTTCGTCGTCCCCGACCAGGGGCCGCACGAGGGTCCCCTCGAGCCGCGCGTGGTCGCGCCCGTGCAGCGCTGGCTGCTCATGCTCGCCGGGCCGGACCGTGCGCGGACCGTGATCGGCCGGACGCTGCGGGGCTCGCTCGCGGCGCTGCGGCTGTGGGTCGACGAGCTCGCGGAGGCGGTCCAGGCGCAGGCCGACGCGGCCGCGCAGGTCGGGGCGCTGCTCGACGAGGCGACGCGCGCACCGTTGGAGCGGGCGAGCGCCGCGGTCGCAGGCGGTGACGTGGCGCGCGGCGCCGTGGGTGTGCGGTGGGCCGAGCTGACGTCGCCGCGCGGGGCGATCGGCTCGGCCGTGCGCGGCGGCAAGGTCCGCGGGTCCGCGCGGGGGCGCGCCGACCGCGAGTCCGCCGTCGGCGCGCTGCGCGCCGAGGTCACGCACGCCGCGACGACCGTGCTGACCGCGGCCGCGACCGACGCGGACGCGGACCTGCGCGCGGCGCTCGCGGCGGGTCCCGCCGGTGCCGTCGCCGTGCTGGAGCGCTGGGCGCTGCGCTCGACCGGCCCCGACGGCGCGTCCGAGCAGGCCGCGCGCGCGTGGGTGGGGCAGGGTGTGCGCGCGGTGCGCGGGGCGCTCGCCGACCCGTCGCTCGACAAGGCCGCCGCCAAGCGCCGCGACAAGGCCGTGCGCGTGCTCGGCGAGGAGGTCGTCGCGACCGTCGCGCTGGCCGCCGCGGGCGGGGTCGACGACGCGCTCGGCACGCTGACGACGCTCGTCGGCCCGGCCGCCCAGGACGTCGTCGCCGAGCTCCGCGCCGACCTGGAACGCCGCGCGCGTGCCCGGGTCTCGCTCGTGCGGGACGACGCCGCGGCGCCGCTCGCCGACCCGGACCTCGCCTCCGACGCCGCGTCGCGACTGCGCCTGCGGCTCGCCGTCATCAAGGGGCTGACATGAGCGTGCCGACGAGCGCCGACCCGCAGGCCGTGCCGGGGACCGGACCCGCTGCGGAGCCCGGCCCGGGCCCCACCACGGGCACCTCCACGGGCACCTCCACGGGCATCACCGGCGCCGCGGCGGATCCCACCGCGAGCGTGACCGTCGGCGAGGAGACGCTCGCGCTGTCCGCACGCGTCGAGGCGCTCGAGTCCGCGCTCGACGAGGCCGGCGAGCGCCTCGACCCGGACGCGTCCGCCGAGGCCCGCGCGGCCATCGCGCGGCTGCGCGAGCGGCTCGCGCTCGGCGTGGACCACACGGTCGTCGCGCTCGCGGGCGGCACCGGCTCGGGCAAGTCGAGCCTGTTCAACCGGGTCAGCGGGCTGCAGTTCGCCGAGGTGGGTGTACGCCGGCCGACGAGCTCGCAGGTCACCGCGTGCGTGTGGGGGCCGGGCGGCGACGCGGTGCTCGACTGGCTGGGCGTGCACCCGGAGCTGCGGATCCAGCGCGAGAGCGTGCTCGACGGCGAGAGCGAGGCGGCGCTGCGCGGCCTCGTGCTGCTCGACCTGCCCGACCACGACTCCGTCGAGCCCGCGCACCGCGAGGTCGTCGACCGCCTGCTGCCGCAGGCCGACCTGCTGGTGTGGGTGGTCGACCCGCAGAAGTACGCCGACGAGGCGCTGCACGCGGGCTACCTGCGCTCGCTCGCGGGCCAGGACACGTCGATGCTCGTCGTGCTCAACCAGGTCGACACCGTGCGGCCGGAGGAGCGCGCGGCGCTCGTCGCCGACGTGTCGCGCCTGCTCGCCGAGGACGGGCTGCCCGACGTGCCGGTGGTGGCGGCGTCCGCCGCGACCGACGAGGGCGTGCCGGACCTGCGGGCCGGGCTCGCGACCGTCGTCGCGGGCCGCTCGCTCGCCGCGCGCCGGGCGGAGCAGGAGGTCACGGCCGCCGCGCGGCGGCTGACCGGCGGCGTCGCGGGGCACGAGCCCGCACCCGCCGCGCTCGCGACGGGCCCGATCGTCGCGGCGCTCGCGGAGGCGTCCGGCATGGACGCGGTGACCGACGCGGTCGCGGCGGCCGTGCGCGGGCGCGGCGTGCGCGTGCCGCAGATCGTGCCCGTGCACCCGGACGCGGTGCGGCTCGCGCGCGGTTCGTGGCTCGCGGGCGCGACCGCGGACCTCCCCGAGCGGTGGACGGCTTCCGTGCACGAGCGCGTGGCGTCGGCCGACGCGCTCGGGCGGCACGTGGGCTACGCGCTGGGCGACGTGACCGTGGCGGTGCGGCGGTCGCGCGCCGCGGCGGTGCTGGTCGGGCTCGCGGCGGCGCTCGGGCTCGCAGGGCTCGTCGTCGGTGGTCTGGGGGTGGGCGAGCTCGTCGCCGGTGCGGGCGTGACGGGGTCGCTGCGGTTCGGCGCGGGGCTCCTGCTGCTCGGGCTCGTGAGCCTCGTGGTGGCGCGCGTGGTGCGTGCGCGTGCGGCGCAGCGCGCGGCGGCCCGCGTGCGCGACGAGGGGCGCGCCGCGATCGAGGAGGTCGCGCGGCACGACCTGGTCGAGCCCGCCGCCGCGGTCGTCGCCGAGCACCGGCGCGTGCGCGGGCTGCTCGAGGCCGCGCGGGGCTGACGCGACCCGACCCCAGCCCTTCGCCGGCAGCGGGTCGTCCCCAACCCGGCCGCAGGCCGCCCCACGAGGGCGCGCACCGCCGGGACGCTGCCCGGACACGCCCCGGTCCCACGGGGCGACCGGCCAGGAGGAGGCAGCATGAGCAACGGGACTCTCGACATCACCGTCACCGGGTGGGTCGGCAGCGAGATCACGGCCCTGCCCGCGCACGACGGGCGCGCGGCGTACACGACGTTCCGCGTCGGCAGCACGCGGCGGTGGTGGAACCGCGCGACCGGGCAGTGGCAGGACTCGCGGACCGAGTGGTTCCAGGTCAAGGCGTGGCGGACCCTCGCGGTCAACGCCGGGGCGTCGCTGCGCAAGGGCGTGCCCGTCGTCGTGCAGGGGCGGCTCTCGACGCGCGAGTGGCAGGACCAGGGCGGCGCGACGCGCACGTCGCTCGTGCTCGAGGCGACGGCCATCGGGCTGGACCTCACGTACGGGTCGGTGACGTTCGAGCGCACGCTGTCCGGCGCCGCGGCGGTCTCGCCCGACGAGGTGCGTGCCGAGCGGCCCGTGGACGTCACGCGCCTCGTCGAGCTCGACGAGGACGAGCCCGACGAGGGCCTGGTCGACGAGGGGCACGTGCTCACCGAGGAGGCCGTGCTCGCGAGCGCCGGCCGGTGAGCGTCTAGGCTGGTGCACCGCGATCCCGACGACGACCGGCCGCTGCACGCGCGCGGCCGGCGTCGGCGGGTGGTCGCCCGTCGCGTCCCGCGACCCCCAGCACCCCCGAGCACGTGAGGCGGAGAACCGAGCCCGTGGCTGAGTTCATCTACACCATGTACAAGGCGCGCAAGGCGCACGGAGACAAGGTCATCCTCGACGACGTCTCGCTGAACTTCCTGCCCGGCGCCAAGATCGGCGTCGTCGGGCCGAACGGCGCGGGCAAGTCGACGATCCTGAAGATCATGGCCGGGCTCGACCAGCCGTCGAACGGCGAGGCGCGTCTGAGCCCCGGCTTCACGGTCGGCATCCTGCAGCAGGAGCCGCCGCTCAACGACGACAAGACCGTCCTCGGCAACGTGGAGGAGGGCGTCGGCGAGATCAAGGCCAAGCTCGACCGGTACAACGAGATCTCGGCGCTCATGGCCGAGCCCGACGCGGACTTCGACGCGCTGCTTGCCGAGATGGGCCAGCTGCAGGAGGCCATCGACGCGGCCGACGCGTGGGACCTCGACGCGCAGCTCGAGCAGGCGATGGACGCGCTGCGCTGCCCGCCGCCGGACGCGGACGTCAAGGTCCTGTCCGGTGGTGAGCGCCGCCGCGTCGCGCTGTGCAAGCTGCTGCTCGAGAAGCCGGACCTGCTGCTGCTCGACGAGCCCACCAACCACCTGGACGCCGAGTCCGTGCAGTGGCTCGAGCAGCACCTCAAGGCGTACCAGGGCGCGATCCTGGCCGTGACGCACGACCGGTACTTCCTCGACAACATCGCCGAGTGGATCTGCGAGGTCGACCGCGGTCGCCTCTACCCGTACGAGGGCAACTACTCGACGTACCTGGAGAAGAAGCAGGAGCGCCTGCAGGTCCAGGGCAAGAAGGACGCCAAGCTCGCCAAGCGCCTCAAGGACGAGCTCGACTGGGTGCGCCAGAACGCGAAGGGCCGCCAGACCAAGTCCAAGGCGCGCCTGGCGCGGTACGAGGAGATGGCGGCCGAGGCCGAGCGCACCCGCAAGCTCGACTTCGAGGAGATCCAGATCCCGCCGGGCCCGCGCCTGGGCAACGTGGTGCTCGAGGCGAAGGACCTCCAGAAGGGCTTCGACGGGCGTCAGCTCATCGACGGCCTGAGCTTCACGCTGCCGCGCAACGGCATCGTCGGCGTGATCGGCCCGAACGGCGTCGGCAAGACGACGCTGTTCAAGACGATCGTGGGCCTCGAGCCGCTCGACGGCGGCGAGCTCAAGATCGGCGAGACCGTCTCGATCTCGTACGTCGACCAGTCGCGCGGCGGCATCGACCCGAAGAAGACGCTGTGGGAGGTCGTCTCCGACGGCCTCGACTTCCTCAAGGTCGGCAACGTCGAGATCCCGTCGCGTGCGTACGTCGCGTCGTTCGGCTTCAAGGGCCCGGACCAGCAGAAGCCCGCGGGCGTGCTGTCCGGCGGTGAGCGCAACCGCCTGAACCTGGCGCTCACGCTCAAGCAGGGCGGCAACCTGCTGCTGCTCGACGAGCCGACCAACGACCTCGACGTCGAGACCTTGGGCTCGCTCGAGAACGCGCTGCTCGACTTCCCGGGCTGCGCGGTCGTCGTCTCCCACGACCGGTGGTTCCTCGACCGCGTGGCCACGCACATCCTGGCCTACGAGGGCACCGAGGAGGACCCGGCGAACTGGTACTGGTTCGAGGGCAACTTCGCGTCCTACGAGGAGAACAAGGTCGCGCGCCTGGGCGCGGACGCCGCGCGCCCGCACCGCGTCACCTACCGCAAGCTGCGCCGCGACTGAGCGACGCGCCGCCGCGTCGCGCGTGCCCCGGTCCCGCTCGTCGGGCCGGGGCACGCGTGCTCGGGCAGACTGTCGCCCGTGACGGGACCCGAGGTCGCGGGCGCGTCGGGCGGCCGCGAGGGCCCGCTCGTCGAGGCGCTCGAGCGCGTGCGCAGCCGGCTCGTCGCGCTCGAGCTCCCGCTCGAGACCCACGGCGTCGCGGACGCGCGCGCGGACCGCGCGGCCGCGCTCGACCAGCTCGACGACTACCTGCTGCCGCGCCTGCGCGCGCACGGGGCGCCGCTGCTCGTCGTCGTCGGCGGCTCCACGGGCGCGGGCAAGTCCACGCTCGTGAACTCGCTGCTCGGCGTGCAGGTGTCCGCGCCGGGCGTGCTGCGGCCGACCACGCGCGCGCCCGTGCTGGTGCACCACCCGCTCGACGAGCGCTGGTTCTCCACCGACCGCGTGCTGCCGGGGCTGGCGCGTGTGGCCACGTCCGGCGACGGGGGCCACGGGGCTGCCGACCTGCGGCGTGCGCTGCGGCTCGTGGCGTCCGACGTGCTCCCGCCCGGGCTTGCGCTGCTGGACGCCCCCGACGTCGACTCGGTCGAGGAGGCCAACCGCCGGCTCGCGGGGCAGCTGCTCGACGCCGCGGACCTGTGGCTGTTCGTGACCACCGCCGCGCGGTACGCCGACGCGGTGCCGTGGGAGCTGCTGCACGTCGCGGCGCGACGGCACACGCAGGTCGCGCTCGTCGTCGACCGCGTCGACGCCGGGGCTGAGGCGGTCGAGTCGGACCTGCGGCGACTCATGGACGCCCACGGGCTCGCGGACGCGCCGCTGCTCGTCGTCCCGGAGTCCGGGCTCGTCGACGGGCTGCTCCCCGAGCGCGCGGTCGCCCCGGTCGCCGCGTGGCTCACCGCGCTGGGCGCCGACGCGCCCGCGCGCGAGGCGGTCGCGCTCGCGACGCGCGACGGCGTGGTCGACGACCTCGCGCGTCGTGCTCGGGCGATCGCGGACGCGGGCGATGCGCAGGTCGCCGCCGACGCGCGGCTGCGCGCGGCGGTCGCGATCGCCTACGACGAGGCGGCACGCACGGTGTCCGACGCGACCTCGCAGGGCGCGATGCTGCGCGGCGAGGTCCTCGCGCGCTGGCAGGACCTGGTGGGCACAGGGGACCTGCTGCGCTCGGTCGAGGCCGGCGTGGGGCGGGTCCGGGACGCGGTCGGCCGGTTCCTGCGCGGGCGCCCCGCACCCGCGCCGCTGGTCGAGCAGGCGATCGCGACGGGCCTGCAGGCCGTGCTGCTCGACGCCGCGGACACCGCCGCGGAGCGCACGCACGCGGCGTGGCGCTCCGACCCGGCCGGCGTCGGGCTCGCCGGGCTCGCCCTCGCGCGCGGGTCGGCCGCGCTGCGCGCCGCGGTCGACGACGAGGTGCGGGGCTGGCAGGGCGACGTGCTGGAGCTCGTGCGCGAGCAGGGCGTCGCGCGCCGCGGCACCGCGCGCGGGCTCTCTCTCGGCGTCAACGCGCTCGGCGTCAGCCTCATGGTGCTCGCGTTCGCGTCGACGGGCGGGATCACGGGCGTCGAGGTCGGGATCGCGGGTGGGACGGCACTGGTGGCGCAGAAGCTGCTCGAGGCGGTCTTCGGCGACGAGGCCGTGCGCCGGCTCGCGGCGCAGGCGCGTGACCTGCTCGACGCGCGCGTCGGGCGGCTGCTCGACGCCGAGTCCGCGCGCTTCACGTCCCAGCTCGACGCGCTCGGTGCGACGCACGCGGCCGGGGGCGCGCTGCGCGCGGCGGCGGACGAGGTCGAGCGCGCCGCGCGTGACGAGCGGCGCGGCCGGCCGGCGCCCGCTGCCGGGTCCACCCCCGCAGGGAGCGGGCGGCGCCTGCGCGGCGCGGACGCCGCCGACGAGCCGACCGTGGCCGACGAGCCCGAGCGGGCACCACGGCGTGGGCTGTGGCGACGTCTGCTGGGTCGACCGGCACCCGGTGACGACGAGGAGCGCGCATGAGCCTGACGCTCGAGCAGCGCGCGGACGCCCTGGAGGCCGCGCTCGACGCGGGAGCCGAGCGTCTCGCACCCGACCTCGTCGACGACGGCCGTGCGCTCGTCGCGCGCGTGCGGGAGCGGGCCGGGCTGTCCGCCGAGCACACGGTCGTGGCGCTCGCCGGGGCGACCGGGTCGGGAAAGTCGTCGCTGCTCAACGCGCTCGCGGGGGCGGACCTCGCCGCCACCGGGGTGCAGCGCCCCACGACGTCCCACCCGCTGGCGCTCGTCGTCGCGCGCCGTGCCGGGTCTGATGACGGCGGGCAGGACCCCTCCGCGCTGCTCGACTGGCTGGAGGTCGACCGCCGCCACGTCCTGCCCGCTGGTCCCGCGACGTCGCCGGCGCCCGCGCTGCCGCCCGGGCTCGTGCTGCTCGACCTGCCCGACCACGACTCGGTCGTCGTCGAGCACCGCGTGCGCGCCGAGCGGCTCGTCGCGCGCGCCGACCTGCTCGTGTGGGTCGTCGACCCGCAGAAGTACGCGGACGCCGCGCTGCACGAGGGGTTCCTGCGCGCGCTCGTCGGGCACGACGAGGTCGTCGTCCTTGCGCTCAACCAGGTCGACCGGCTGACGTCCGACGACACGGCCGCGGTGCTCGCCGACCTGCGCCGCCTCGCCGCCGCGGACGGCATCGGCGCGGCGCGTGCGCTCGGCGTCTCGGCGGCGACCGGTGCGGGCGTCGACGCGCTGCGCACGCTCGTCGCCGACGCGGTGCGCCGGCGCGAGGCGAGCACGCGGCGGTTCGGCGCCGACCTGCGCACCGCCGCCGCCGCGGTGCTGGACGCGTGCGGACCCGCGGCGCGGAGCCGTGCCACCGACACCGGCGCGCTCGTCGACGCGCTCGCCGACGCCGCGGGCGTCCCGACGGTCGTCGACGCGGTGCGTCGCTCGACGGTGCGTGCCGCGACCGCACGCACCGGCTGGCCTCCCGTGCGCTGGGCCGCGGGCCTGCGCGCCGACCCGCTGCGCCGCCTCGGACTCGCGCCCCGGCCTGCGCCCGAGGCGGAGCTCGCGCGCACGTCGCTGCCGCCCCCGGGGGCGGGTCAGCGTGCGCGGGCCGCGACCGCGGTGCGCGACCACGCGGACGCGGCGCTCGCGGGCGCGCCCG
The sequence above is a segment of the Cellulomonas palmilytica genome. Coding sequences within it:
- the ettA gene encoding energy-dependent translational throttle protein EttA, giving the protein MAEFIYTMYKARKAHGDKVILDDVSLNFLPGAKIGVVGPNGAGKSTILKIMAGLDQPSNGEARLSPGFTVGILQQEPPLNDDKTVLGNVEEGVGEIKAKLDRYNEISALMAEPDADFDALLAEMGQLQEAIDAADAWDLDAQLEQAMDALRCPPPDADVKVLSGGERRRVALCKLLLEKPDLLLLDEPTNHLDAESVQWLEQHLKAYQGAILAVTHDRYFLDNIAEWICEVDRGRLYPYEGNYSTYLEKKQERLQVQGKKDAKLAKRLKDELDWVRQNAKGRQTKSKARLARYEEMAAEAERTRKLDFEEIQIPPGPRLGNVVLEAKDLQKGFDGRQLIDGLSFTLPRNGIVGVIGPNGVGKTTLFKTIVGLEPLDGGELKIGETVSISYVDQSRGGIDPKKTLWEVVSDGLDFLKVGNVEIPSRAYVASFGFKGPDQQKPAGVLSGGERNRLNLALTLKQGGNLLLLDEPTNDLDVETLGSLENALLDFPGCAVVVSHDRWFLDRVATHILAYEGTEEDPANWYWFEGNFASYEENKVARLGADAARPHRVTYRKLRRD
- a CDS encoding dynamin family protein, which gives rise to MTGPEVAGASGGREGPLVEALERVRSRLVALELPLETHGVADARADRAAALDQLDDYLLPRLRAHGAPLLVVVGGSTGAGKSTLVNSLLGVQVSAPGVLRPTTRAPVLVHHPLDERWFSTDRVLPGLARVATSGDGGHGAADLRRALRLVASDVLPPGLALLDAPDVDSVEEANRRLAGQLLDAADLWLFVTTAARYADAVPWELLHVAARRHTQVALVVDRVDAGAEAVESDLRRLMDAHGLADAPLLVVPESGLVDGLLPERAVAPVAAWLTALGADAPAREAVALATRDGVVDDLARRARAIADAGDAQVAADARLRAAVAIAYDEAARTVSDATSQGAMLRGEVLARWQDLVGTGDLLRSVEAGVGRVRDAVGRFLRGRPAPAPLVEQAIATGLQAVLLDAADTAAERTHAAWRSDPAGVGLAGLALARGSAALRAAVDDEVRGWQGDVLELVREQGVARRGTARGLSLGVNALGVSLMVLAFASTGGITGVEVGIAGGTALVAQKLLEAVFGDEAVRRLAAQARDLLDARVGRLLDAESARFTSQLDALGATHAAGGALRAAADEVERAARDERRGRPAPAAGSTPAGSGRRLRGADAADEPTVADEPERAPRRGLWRRLLGRPAPGDDEERA
- a CDS encoding GTPase family protein, with amino-acid sequence MSLTLEQRADALEAALDAGAERLAPDLVDDGRALVARVRERAGLSAEHTVVALAGATGSGKSSLLNALAGADLAATGVQRPTTSHPLALVVARRAGSDDGGQDPSALLDWLEVDRRHVLPAGPATSPAPALPPGLVLLDLPDHDSVVVEHRVRAERLVARADLLVWVVDPQKYADAALHEGFLRALVGHDEVVVLALNQVDRLTSDDTAAVLADLRRLAAADGIGAARALGVSAATGAGVDALRTLVADAVRRREASTRRFGADLRTAAAAVLDACGPAARSRATDTGALVDALADAAGVPTVVDAVRRSTVRAATARTGWPPVRWAAGLRADPLRRLGLAPRPAPEAELARTSLPPPGAGQRARAATAVRDHADAALAGAPDAWVLAARSRIDTGALTPTLTDALDHAVARTPLLPRRSPWWWRAVGGLQWLLLAAAVVGGLWLAGLAPMGYLRLPEPDVPQWGPFPVPTALLLGGAVGGVLVALLAGLAARLGARRRARAAGRRLRAEVAQVARALVVEPLAAETDALDRCRAQAARAAAR